TTTGTGCTTGCTTTAATCACGTTTGGAACAGTTTTGACAGTGAAATATTCAGATAAATTATTATATTTTTGCAATGTAAGTTCTTTAAAAAAGTTAGATACGAATGATTTAAAATCATTAACAAAACAAGAAGGGACTCATATTGTTTATATTGGTAGACCTACATGTGAATATTGTATTGATTTTGTTCCTAAATTGAATAAGGTAGTAAAAGAAACAAACCTTGAAGTAAATTATTATGACACGGATAAAAATAGAAAAGATTTGCAAATGACAGAGTTATTAACTGAATTAAATGTTGAAACGGTTCCTGCAGTTATAGTTGTAAAAGATAAGACAGTTGTCAAACAAATTAATCCAACAAAATTGAGTGCAATCGATCTGGAAAATGAATTTTTAAAATATAACTAATAGTTGAAAGGAGGTAGCATAAATGAAGTTGAAAAAAGAACAGATAGTATTGTTATTATTTTTGGTTCTATTATTTATTGACGCATTGTTTCCATTTAAATTATCAACCATGGTTTTACTAGGGATTATGTTTTTTGTTTGCATAGGTATGTTTTATAAAAAAAAATAATGGAGGTTTTAAGATGAATAAAAATTTATTAAAAGTCGTTATTAATTTTTTTGCAGGTGTTTTAATCGTGAGTTCTGCTCTAATGTATTTTCCAACTCTAAGCAATAAGAGTGTTGAGGCAACGGATATAGGAAATATAGGGGATGCAATGAGGAATTATAAATACGAGGAAATTAGTGTTGATAGTGAAGATGCCGTTGTTAGTGAAAAAAAGGTTATTGAAACTGAAAAAATGTTGAATGAAGATGGAAACTCTGTACAAATAGAAAAAAATGCAAGTAGTTTAATAGCGATAACACAAAATGAAAAAACAACTGAACCGGCAGTGTACGTTTCAGAGCATAAAATAATTGGAGAAAATATAAAAGATAGTAGCTCGCTATCTATCGTCTATAATCAAAAAGGTGAAGTTTTAAAAAAAATGACTTTACTAGGAAGC
This Carnobacterium maltaromaticum DSM 20342 DNA region includes the following protein-coding sequences:
- a CDS encoding thioredoxin family protein gives rise to the protein MKKNIVIFVLALITFGTVLTVKYSDKLLYFCNVSSLKKLDTNDLKSLTKQEGTHIVYIGRPTCEYCIDFVPKLNKVVKETNLEVNYYDTDKNRKDLQMTELLTELNVETVPAVIVVKDKTVVKQINPTKLSAIDLENEFLKYN